Proteins encoded together in one Rhizobium bangladeshense window:
- a CDS encoding LysR family transcriptional regulator VtlR — protein sequence MPLDWDKLRIFHAAAEAGSFTHAADKLHLSQSAISRQVSALEQDVGTKLFHRHARGLILTEQGELLYRTAHDVLLKLETVKMQLTETTETPSGKLRVTTTVGLGQGWLTDKIQEFLQLYPDVQIQLILDNEEVDVNMRHADCAIRLRQPQQSDLIQRKLFTVHMHVYAAPSYINRHGEPQKIEDLDNHRIITFGEPAPSYLLDVNWLEVAGRSSDNKRIPHLQINSQTSIKRACLLGIGVACLPDYIVGRDPGLIQLAINADVPSFDTYFCYPDEIKNAAKLKAFRDFIVSKARNWNF from the coding sequence ATGCCATTGGATTGGGACAAGCTGCGTATTTTCCACGCAGCAGCCGAAGCGGGTTCGTTTACACACGCGGCGGATAAACTTCATCTGTCCCAATCCGCCATCAGCCGCCAGGTGAGCGCGTTGGAGCAGGATGTCGGCACCAAGCTGTTTCACCGCCACGCGCGCGGGCTGATTCTCACGGAACAGGGCGAACTGCTCTACCGCACCGCCCATGACGTCCTGCTGAAGCTCGAAACCGTCAAGATGCAGCTTACCGAGACGACCGAGACGCCGTCCGGCAAGCTGCGCGTGACGACGACCGTCGGCCTCGGCCAGGGTTGGCTCACCGACAAGATCCAGGAATTCCTGCAGCTCTACCCCGACGTTCAGATCCAACTGATCCTCGACAACGAGGAAGTGGATGTGAACATGCGCCATGCTGATTGCGCGATCCGGCTGCGCCAGCCGCAGCAGTCCGACCTCATTCAGCGCAAGCTCTTTACCGTGCACATGCACGTTTATGCGGCCCCCTCCTATATCAATCGCCACGGCGAACCGCAGAAGATCGAGGATCTCGACAACCACCGCATCATTACCTTCGGTGAACCGGCGCCGAGCTATCTGCTCGACGTCAACTGGCTCGAAGTCGCCGGCCGTTCGTCCGACAACAAGCGGATCCCGCATCTGCAGATCAACAGCCAGACCTCTATCAAGCGGGCCTGCCTGCTCGGAATCGGTGTCGCCTGCCTGCCGGACTACATCGTCGGACGCGATCCCGGCCTGATTCAGCTCGCAATAAATGCCGATGTCCCTTCATTCGACACTTATTTCTGCTATCCCGACGAAATCAAGAACGCAGCCAAATTGAAGGCTTTCCGCGATTTCATTGTCAGCAAGGCCAGAAACTGGAATTTTTAA
- a CDS encoding ArsR/SmtB family transcription factor, translating into MDKDEIIKALAHPTRMDILSWLKNPEEHFPTQEHPFEMGVCASQFERCGLSQSTVSAHLGTLHRAGLVTTRRVGQWIFYKRNEETIAAFLKQLTQDL; encoded by the coding sequence ATGGACAAAGACGAGATTATCAAGGCGCTCGCCCACCCCACCCGGATGGACATTCTGAGCTGGCTGAAAAATCCCGAGGAACATTTCCCCACGCAAGAACACCCCTTTGAAATGGGTGTCTGCGCCAGCCAATTTGAGCGCTGCGGCCTGTCTCAATCGACGGTTTCCGCCCATCTCGGAACGCTCCATCGCGCCGGCCTCGTCACCACCAGGCGCGTCGGCCAATGGATCTTTTACAAACGCAACGAAGAAACCATCGCCGCTTTCCTCAAGCAGCTGACACAGGATCTTTAG
- a CDS encoding MFS transporter: protein MPLALLVLALSSFAIGTTEFVIMGLLPEVAADLSVTIPQAGWLVTGYALAVAIGAPVMAVSTAKLKRRTALIALMAFFIAGNLLCALASGYWVLMIARIITALCHGAFFGIGSVVAAGLVAEDRRARAVALMFTGLTLANVLGVPLGTAIGQAYGWRATFGIVTVIGIITISGLIAILPKDRQHESGSILREIAALRNGGLWLALSTTVFFSASMFALFTYIAPLLRDVTGVSPEGVTWTLFLIGLGLTVGNLVGGKLADWRLGATLAGVFAAIAITSVAFSYTSRFFIPAEITLFLWALASFAAVPALQVGVVGFGKDAPNLVSTINIGAFNTGNALGAWAGGLVIDSGFDLTRVPLAAALMALIGLGATALTYLSARGRAALAPAE from the coding sequence ATGCCCCTAGCCCTTCTCGTGCTGGCCTTGAGCTCCTTTGCGATAGGCACGACCGAATTCGTCATCATGGGGCTGCTACCGGAAGTCGCCGCCGATCTCTCGGTGACCATCCCGCAGGCAGGATGGCTGGTGACCGGTTATGCGCTGGCGGTCGCAATCGGCGCGCCGGTCATGGCAGTGTCGACCGCCAAGCTCAAGCGCCGCACAGCGCTGATTGCGTTGATGGCCTTCTTCATCGCCGGCAACCTGCTTTGCGCCCTGGCGAGCGGCTATTGGGTGCTGATGATTGCCCGCATCATCACCGCGCTTTGCCATGGCGCCTTCTTCGGCATCGGCTCGGTCGTCGCCGCCGGTCTTGTCGCCGAAGACCGCAGGGCCCGCGCCGTGGCGCTGATGTTTACCGGCCTTACGCTTGCAAATGTGCTCGGCGTGCCGCTCGGCACCGCCATCGGCCAGGCCTATGGCTGGCGCGCCACCTTCGGCATCGTCACCGTCATCGGTATCATCACCATATCAGGCCTGATCGCCATCCTGCCGAAGGACCGGCAGCATGAGAGCGGCAGCATCCTGCGCGAGATCGCAGCACTGAGGAATGGCGGCCTTTGGCTGGCGCTGTCCACCACCGTCTTCTTCTCCGCCTCGATGTTCGCCCTCTTCACCTATATTGCGCCGCTGCTGCGTGATGTCACTGGCGTTTCGCCCGAGGGCGTCACTTGGACGCTTTTCCTGATCGGTCTCGGCCTGACCGTCGGCAATCTCGTCGGCGGCAAGCTTGCCGATTGGCGGCTCGGCGCGACGCTTGCCGGCGTCTTCGCCGCTATCGCCATCACTTCGGTCGCCTTCAGCTATACCAGCCGCTTCTTCATTCCAGCGGAAATCACCCTCTTCCTCTGGGCACTAGCGAGCTTTGCCGCCGTGCCGGCGCTGCAGGTCGGCGTCGTCGGCTTCGGCAAGGACGCGCCCAACTTGGTCTCGACGATCAATATCGGCGCCTTCAACACCGGCAATGCGCTCGGCGCCTGGGCCGGCGGCCTGGTCATCGATTCCGGCTTCGATCTCACCCGCGTTCCGCTCGCCGCTGCCCTGATGGCCCTGATCGGCCTTGGAGCGACGGCGCTCACCTATCTCTCCGCCAGGGGCCGGGCCGCCCTTGCCCCTGCCGAGTAA
- a CDS encoding alkene reductase produces the protein MAKLFEPTKVGDISVKNRIVMAPLTRNRSPGAIPNDLNVEYYRQRATAGLIITEATAITHQGQGYADVPGLYSREALNGWRRVTDAVHTAGGKIVVQMWHVGRISHTTLQPNGAKPVSSTNRVAKAKTYLVNEDGSGSFADASEPRALETAEIPGIVEDYRRAARAAIDAGFDGVEIHGANGYLLDQFIRDGVNDRADQYGGSIENRTRLTFEVVDAVVKEIGAGRTAIRISPVTPSGESYDSNPQATFTHVVEGLAKQELAYIHVIEGQTGGDRDYRQGNHASFDYKALRQAYEKAGGKASWMVNNGYDRDLAIDAVDSGRADLVAFGKPFIANPDLVERLAKNLPLNTPDQSTFYGGTAKGYIDYPTLEKVA, from the coding sequence ATGGCAAAGCTTTTCGAACCCACCAAGGTTGGCGACATATCGGTCAAGAATCGCATCGTCATGGCGCCGCTCACTCGCAACCGCTCGCCGGGTGCGATCCCGAACGACCTCAACGTCGAATATTACCGCCAACGCGCCACGGCAGGTTTGATCATCACTGAAGCCACTGCCATCACTCATCAGGGCCAGGGCTATGCCGATGTACCCGGTCTCTACAGCAGGGAAGCGCTCAATGGCTGGCGGCGAGTAACCGACGCCGTTCACACCGCAGGCGGCAAGATCGTCGTCCAGATGTGGCATGTCGGCCGCATCTCGCACACGACGCTGCAGCCAAACGGCGCGAAGCCGGTGTCCTCAACCAACCGCGTTGCCAAGGCCAAGACCTATCTGGTCAATGAAGATGGCAGCGGCAGCTTTGCCGACGCTTCCGAACCGCGTGCGCTCGAAACCGCCGAGATTCCCGGCATCGTCGAGGATTACCGCAGGGCAGCCCGCGCCGCCATCGACGCCGGCTTTGACGGTGTCGAGATCCATGGCGCCAACGGCTACCTGCTCGACCAGTTCATCCGCGACGGCGTCAACGACCGCGCCGATCAATATGGCGGTTCGATCGAAAACCGCACCCGTCTTACATTCGAAGTCGTCGATGCCGTTGTGAAGGAGATCGGCGCAGGCCGCACGGCGATCCGTATTTCACCGGTGACGCCCTCGGGCGAAAGCTATGATTCCAATCCGCAGGCGACCTTCACCCACGTCGTCGAGGGCCTGGCCAAACAAGAACTCGCCTATATCCACGTTATCGAAGGCCAGACCGGCGGCGACCGAGACTACAGGCAGGGAAACCATGCCTCTTTCGATTACAAGGCGCTGCGCCAAGCCTATGAAAAGGCCGGCGGCAAGGCCAGCTGGATGGTCAACAACGGCTATGACCGCGATCTCGCGATCGACGCCGTCGATAGCGGCCGCGCCGATCTCGTCGCCTTCGGCAAGCCCTTCATCGCCAATCCTGATCTCGTCGAACGACTGGCAAAAAACCTGCCGCTCAATACGCCCGATCAATCGACCTTCTATGGCGGCACCGCCAAGGGCTACATCGACTATCCAACCCTCGAAAAGGTCGCTTGA
- a CDS encoding aminoglycoside phosphotransferase family protein — protein MFAPYLDRWSLISDGEPIITHSSRLLPVLWQDRPAMLKVAADIDERYGALLMRWWDGDGAAHVYAHEGDAVLLERAMGKRSLLAMAMDGEDDEASRILCRTAARLHAPREKPLPDPIPLIRWFRDLEPASAKYGGTLADCSAIANALLADPRDLTVLHGDIHHQNILDFEARGWLAIDPKRLHGERGFDFANIFANEELPVITDPARFRRQLAVVSREAGLEPKRLLQWIAAYSGLSAAWFLGDPNIEQAETALTVARIALSELAA, from the coding sequence ATGTTCGCTCCCTATCTCGATCGCTGGTCGCTCATCTCAGACGGCGAGCCCATCATCACCCATTCGAGCCGCCTGCTACCGGTCCTCTGGCAGGATAGGCCCGCCATGCTGAAAGTAGCCGCCGACATCGACGAACGATACGGCGCGCTGTTGATGCGATGGTGGGATGGCGATGGGGCAGCTCATGTCTACGCCCATGAGGGCGACGCCGTGCTCCTGGAACGGGCAATGGGAAAACGCTCGCTGCTCGCCATGGCGATGGACGGCGAGGACGACGAGGCAAGCCGCATCCTCTGCCGCACCGCCGCGCGGCTGCATGCCCCGCGCGAAAAGCCGCTTCCTGATCCCATACCCCTCATCCGCTGGTTCCGCGATCTCGAACCGGCCTCCGCCAAATATGGCGGCACGCTTGCCGATTGCTCGGCAATCGCCAATGCCCTTCTTGCCGATCCGCGCGATCTCACCGTCCTCCATGGCGATATCCACCACCAAAACATTCTCGATTTCGAGGCGCGCGGCTGGCTGGCGATCGATCCGAAGCGGCTCCACGGCGAGCGCGGTTTCGATTTCGCCAATATTTTTGCCAACGAGGAACTGCCTGTTATCACCGATCCCGCCCGTTTCCGCCGCCAGCTCGCAGTCGTCTCCAGGGAGGCGGGTCTGGAGCCGAAACGGCTGCTGCAGTGGATCGCTGCCTATTCCGGCCTTTCCGCCGCCTGGTTCTTAGGCGACCCAAACATCGAGCAGGCTGAAACGGCCTTGACGGTCGCCCGGATTGCACTTTCCGAACTGGCCGCCTAA
- a CDS encoding SDR family NAD(P)-dependent oxidoreductase produces the protein MSREVKTALVLGATGGIGSAVARKLLERGWRIRALNRQAAKASRNEPAFEWVQGDAMNAADVLKAAEDVGVVVHAVNPPGYRHWERLVLPMLDNSIAAARVVGVRIVLPGNVYNFGPDALPAPMEESTQHPLTKKGAIRVEMEKRLKSASQSGAGAIIVRAGDFFGPGATANSWFSSGLVTPGKPVGTIKNPGRRGVGHQWAYLPDMAEAVAQLIERADQLPPFAVYHMDGFWDADGMQMAEAIKRVCGGKAKIGRFPWWIVPLAAPFVPLMREIREMRYQWKVPLRMNNAKLVAELGKEPQTPIDEAVRATLVALGCLPEPHRDMAAAFVGSLPQRAR, from the coding sequence ATGAGTCGAGAAGTTAAGACGGCCCTGGTGCTCGGCGCGACCGGTGGTATCGGCAGCGCAGTAGCGCGCAAGCTGCTGGAGCGTGGCTGGCGCATCCGGGCACTCAACCGTCAGGCGGCTAAGGCATCGAGGAACGAGCCGGCATTCGAATGGGTGCAGGGCGACGCGATGAATGCCGCCGATGTGCTGAAGGCTGCCGAAGATGTCGGCGTTGTCGTCCATGCGGTCAATCCGCCCGGCTATCGCCACTGGGAAAGGCTGGTGCTGCCGATGCTCGACAATAGCATCGCTGCTGCCCGCGTCGTCGGCGTCCGCATCGTGCTGCCTGGGAATGTCTACAATTTCGGTCCTGATGCTCTGCCGGCGCCGATGGAGGAAAGTACGCAGCATCCGCTGACGAAGAAGGGGGCGATCCGCGTCGAAATGGAGAAGCGGCTGAAGTCGGCGTCGCAATCCGGCGCGGGCGCCATCATCGTCCGCGCCGGCGATTTCTTCGGTCCGGGCGCGACAGCCAATAGCTGGTTCTCGTCGGGGCTGGTGACGCCGGGAAAACCGGTCGGCACGATCAAGAATCCGGGGCGGCGCGGCGTCGGCCATCAGTGGGCCTATCTGCCCGACATGGCGGAAGCCGTCGCCCAGCTCATCGAGCGGGCCGATCAGTTGCCGCCCTTTGCTGTCTACCATATGGATGGGTTCTGGGACGCAGATGGCATGCAGATGGCAGAAGCAATCAAGCGCGTTTGCGGCGGCAAGGCAAAGATCGGGCGTTTCCCCTGGTGGATCGTGCCGCTCGCCGCCCCTTTCGTTCCGCTCATGCGGGAGATCAGGGAAATGCGCTATCAATGGAAGGTGCCGCTCAGGATGAACAACGCCAAGCTCGTGGCCGAACTCGGCAAGGAGCCGCAGACGCCGATCGACGAGGCAGTGAGAGCCACACTGGTGGCGCTCGGCTGCCTGCCGGAACCGCATCGGGACATGGCGGCGGCCTTCGTTGGATCTTTACCGCAGAGGGCGCGTTAG
- a CDS encoding LysR family transcriptional regulator, with translation MSIEPSWDFYRSFLTVLQQGSLSAAARELGLTQPTIGRHVDALEKAIGAELFIRSPNGLLPTDAAQALKPYAETLAATTAALLRTASGERERVAGTVRVSASEVIAVEVLPKILGSLQDAYPELQIELSASDVIEDLVNREADIAVRMAEPQQGALIVRRIGDIPIGFHAHRCYLERHGNPQTIADLANHRLIGFDRQTAYVRMVMKRYPVPADIKFSYRTDSNLAQLCAIRAGVGIGLCQIGLARENPDLVHILSDAFSIPLGTWVVMHESLKTSPRCRATFDALVRGLQAYHRHCTGT, from the coding sequence ATGAGCATCGAACCAAGCTGGGATTTCTACCGCAGTTTTCTGACCGTGCTTCAGCAGGGTTCACTTTCGGCCGCCGCGCGTGAACTCGGGCTGACCCAACCAACGATCGGTCGTCACGTCGATGCGCTGGAAAAAGCAATCGGCGCCGAACTTTTCATCCGTTCTCCGAACGGACTGCTGCCGACCGACGCCGCGCAGGCGCTGAAACCCTATGCGGAGACGCTGGCCGCAACCACAGCCGCGCTCTTGCGCACCGCCTCCGGCGAGCGTGAACGCGTTGCGGGAACGGTGAGAGTCAGCGCCAGCGAGGTCATCGCCGTTGAGGTGCTGCCGAAAATTCTCGGGAGCCTGCAGGACGCCTATCCGGAACTCCAGATCGAGCTCTCGGCATCCGATGTGATCGAGGATCTGGTGAACCGCGAAGCCGATATCGCCGTGCGTATGGCAGAGCCGCAGCAGGGAGCGCTCATCGTGCGCCGCATCGGCGACATACCGATCGGCTTTCACGCACACCGCTGTTATCTCGAACGGCACGGCAATCCGCAAACCATAGCGGATCTCGCCAACCACAGGCTCATCGGCTTCGACCGGCAGACAGCCTATGTGCGCATGGTGATGAAACGCTACCCGGTGCCCGCAGACATTAAATTCTCCTACAGGACCGACAGCAATCTTGCCCAGCTTTGCGCAATCCGCGCCGGCGTCGGCATCGGCCTCTGCCAGATCGGACTGGCTCGGGAAAATCCTGACCTCGTGCACATCCTGTCCGATGCTTTCTCCATACCGCTCGGCACATGGGTGGTGATGCATGAGAGCCTGAAGACCTCGCCGCGCTGCCGCGCCACTTTCGACGCGCTGGTCAGGGGCCTCCAGGCTTATCATCGTCACTGCACGGGCACGTAA
- a CDS encoding GrpB family protein: protein MTMHRPVELVNYDREWPVAFQRIRAKLAALLPQALAIDHVGSTAIPDMTAKPLIDIDIVLPGLEHIESATQVLLSENYEPRGNRYDDQVWAFLSRDSLPAERVYLCPVGNGTHRNRLAFRNYLIAHPEAAGEYAALKRRLAAEFKMDGDRYTAEKREFVDTIVTRALTGGG from the coding sequence ATGACGATGCACAGGCCGGTTGAACTCGTAAATTATGACAGGGAATGGCCGGTTGCTTTCCAACGCATCCGGGCCAAGCTAGCGGCCTTGCTGCCGCAGGCGCTCGCCATCGATCACGTCGGCAGCACCGCCATACCTGATATGACCGCCAAGCCCCTCATCGATATCGACATCGTTCTTCCCGGTCTGGAGCACATCGAGAGCGCAACCCAGGTGCTTCTCTCGGAAAACTATGAACCGCGCGGCAACCGCTATGATGACCAGGTGTGGGCATTTTTATCGAGAGATTCGCTGCCGGCGGAGCGCGTCTATCTTTGCCCGGTCGGCAACGGAACCCACCGAAACAGGCTGGCTTTCCGGAATTATCTCATCGCGCATCCAGAGGCGGCGGGCGAATATGCCGCGCTAAAACGCAGGCTGGCAGCCGAATTCAAAATGGACGGCGATCGCTATACCGCGGAGAAACGCGAGTTCGTCGACACAATCGTCACGCGGGCATTGACGGGCGGAGGTTAG
- a CDS encoding DUF2188 domain-containing protein produces MIKVVYEVVPHDGGWAYRLGGVYSEAFPTHAEALEAARIVAAEQQVGGDSAEISWQDENGKWHEEYAEGGDRPETEVVDGFWQERAAGASQSAGR; encoded by the coding sequence ATGATCAAGGTGGTCTATGAAGTCGTGCCGCATGACGGCGGTTGGGCCTACAGGCTGGGAGGCGTTTATTCCGAGGCATTCCCGACCCATGCCGAGGCGCTCGAAGCCGCGCGCATCGTGGCGGCCGAACAGCAGGTCGGCGGCGATTCCGCCGAGATCAGCTGGCAGGACGAGAACGGCAAATGGCATGAGGAATATGCTGAGGGCGGAGACCGGCCGGAAACTGAAGTGGTCGACGGTTTTTGGCAAGAGCGTGCGGCCGGAGCCTCGCAGAGCGCCGGACGCTAA
- a CDS encoding calcium:proton antiporter → MGIAAQLEEEKFLIAALIVAVIAYLLEHTVMEMGRSWALIAAAALVATIVLASIRVAHHAELLAVKVGDPYGTMILTLSALAVEVIILAIMMTGENSPTLVRDTIYSALMFDINGILGLAALLGGLKHGEQPYNDNSGKTYGVMILTAMGISMVVPEFVPSDKWHYYSAFTIVAMIALYGLFLRMQVGQHSYFFSYSYPRSERNKESHNKEGADGPAAVSIAIILVGVVIIGLLAEFMSAFMTEGLRDSGAPIAVTAVVVAAISAAPEILTALRAALRNRMQATVNIAMGASLSTVILTVPVMEAIALYTGQPFIMAMTPVQTVMVAITLIAAAINLNDGETNAIEGMTHFILFATFVMLTALGL, encoded by the coding sequence TTGGGCATCGCGGCACAGCTTGAAGAGGAAAAATTTTTGATTGCTGCACTCATCGTCGCAGTGATCGCCTATCTTCTGGAGCATACGGTTATGGAGATGGGGCGGAGCTGGGCGCTCATCGCCGCCGCCGCCCTGGTCGCCACCATCGTGCTCGCCTCGATCCGCGTTGCCCACCATGCCGAACTGCTCGCGGTCAAGGTCGGCGATCCCTACGGCACGATGATCTTGACGCTTTCGGCCCTCGCCGTCGAAGTCATCATCCTTGCCATCATGATGACTGGCGAGAACTCTCCAACGCTTGTGCGCGACACGATCTATTCCGCCCTGATGTTCGATATCAATGGCATTCTCGGCCTCGCAGCCCTTCTCGGCGGACTCAAGCACGGGGAGCAGCCCTACAACGACAATTCCGGCAAGACCTATGGCGTGATGATCCTCACCGCCATGGGCATCTCCATGGTCGTGCCGGAATTCGTGCCGAGCGATAAATGGCACTATTATTCCGCCTTCACCATCGTTGCGATGATCGCTCTCTACGGTCTCTTTCTGCGCATGCAGGTCGGCCAGCACAGCTATTTCTTCAGCTATAGCTACCCGCGTTCCGAACGGAACAAGGAAAGTCACAATAAAGAAGGCGCCGACGGACCGGCCGCCGTTTCAATCGCCATCATCCTCGTCGGCGTCGTCATCATCGGCCTGCTGGCGGAGTTCATGTCGGCCTTCATGACCGAAGGGCTGCGCGACAGCGGCGCGCCGATCGCCGTGACCGCCGTCGTCGTCGCGGCGATTTCGGCTGCGCCCGAGATCCTGACCGCATTGAGGGCAGCGCTGAGGAACCGCATGCAGGCGACGGTCAACATCGCCATGGGCGCCTCACTGTCGACAGTGATCCTGACGGTGCCCGTGATGGAGGCGATCGCGCTTTATACCGGCCAACCCTTCATCATGGCGATGACGCCGGTGCAGACGGTGATGGTGGCGATCACGTTGATTGCTGCTGCGATCAATCTCAACGACGGCGAGACAAACGCCATCGAGGGCATGACACATTTCATCCTCTTTGCCACCTTCGTCATGCTGACGGCGCTCGGGCTTTGA
- a CDS encoding 3-deoxy-manno-octulosonate cytidylyltransferase has translation MESIPSDTQITTTADGGLNVLTQDAWKALLSRYSHIVLVANSEAVDFERLRSELPETALYVFFNNVYKVLDEPFAGHAVLVARSGVMGANIVHRREVGDVLRFFAGYDFLGVVNIRVSPEENFSEESRFKGVRARHLDLTQMIGDLYPAGKIATSGFAMALWLADLQLPGKILLAGFSAKRSEKWKVFDVHDWTFEQIFLRLFARMGSISMMGGVDASPYAALSKRFPQVPPIEIAMTAAEVLSERLHNANSQIDRLMSVTKSIRAIENFFRRFKPKTRKERFLEKSKE, from the coding sequence ATGGAATCGATCCCCAGCGACACGCAAATTACGACCACCGCAGACGGCGGTTTGAATGTCCTGACGCAGGATGCGTGGAAGGCGCTGCTGTCGCGCTACTCGCACATCGTGCTGGTGGCAAACAGCGAGGCGGTGGATTTCGAGCGGCTCAGAAGCGAACTGCCGGAGACGGCGCTCTACGTCTTCTTCAACAATGTCTATAAGGTGCTCGATGAACCTTTCGCTGGCCATGCGGTGCTTGTTGCCCGCAGCGGCGTGATGGGCGCCAATATAGTTCACCGGCGCGAGGTGGGGGATGTCCTGCGCTTCTTTGCCGGCTACGATTTTCTGGGCGTCGTCAACATTCGCGTCTCCCCGGAAGAAAACTTCAGCGAGGAGAGCCGCTTCAAAGGCGTCAGAGCCCGCCACCTCGATCTGACGCAAATGATCGGCGATCTCTATCCGGCAGGCAAGATCGCGACGAGCGGCTTTGCAATGGCGCTCTGGCTCGCCGACTTGCAACTGCCGGGCAAGATCCTGCTCGCCGGCTTTTCGGCGAAGAGGAGCGAGAAGTGGAAGGTCTTCGACGTGCATGATTGGACGTTCGAGCAGATCTTTTTGCGTCTCTTTGCCCGGATGGGTTCGATTTCGATGATGGGCGGCGTCGACGCCAGCCCTTACGCAGCGCTCTCCAAACGGTTTCCGCAGGTGCCGCCGATCGAGATCGCTATGACGGCGGCGGAGGTCTTGTCCGAACGGCTCCATAATGCCAACAGCCAGATCGACAGACTGATGTCCGTCACCAAGTCCATTCGCGCCATCGAAAATTTCTTCCGGCGATTCAAGCCGAAAACCCGCAAAGAGCGCTTCCTCGAAAAGTCGAAGGAATGA
- a CDS encoding glycosyltransferase family 8 protein, with amino-acid sequence MPHSAVIVCSDVNMLPAACCTLLSVKRNLANAGIEFLLLGIDLKQKEVAEVDNFGRLHGMAIRVLPYKTPDTGLQARGRWSAATLARLYMDRDIPDHIERLLYLDADVLAVAPVDQLFALDLRGKALAAVDDYVMAFPDKAGARQRKIGMGEGGRYFNAGVLLFDWSACRAKGLFARTRDIFEERSHLFENNDQDALNVTFDRDWLVLDPRWNTQTGLLPFVDRPAIFHFTGRKKPWQATVPWVHRRMSKRYAEDLRNTPWASFCRQPSMAGRVTGFLSHVGKQIGGLTRLARMRAYFSNS; translated from the coding sequence TTGCCGCACAGTGCCGTCATCGTATGTTCGGACGTTAACATGCTGCCGGCCGCCTGCTGCACCCTGCTTTCCGTCAAGCGCAATCTGGCCAACGCCGGGATAGAGTTCCTGCTTCTCGGCATCGACCTCAAGCAGAAGGAGGTCGCCGAGGTCGATAACTTTGGGCGGCTTCACGGTATGGCGATCAGGGTTCTTCCCTATAAGACGCCTGATACCGGCCTTCAGGCGCGGGGCCGCTGGTCCGCCGCGACGCTGGCGCGGCTCTACATGGATCGGGATATACCCGACCATATCGAACGCTTGCTTTACCTCGATGCTGACGTACTGGCGGTTGCGCCCGTCGATCAACTCTTTGCACTTGATCTCCGAGGCAAGGCGCTTGCCGCCGTCGACGATTACGTCATGGCCTTTCCCGACAAGGCCGGTGCACGGCAGCGCAAGATCGGCATGGGCGAAGGCGGCCGCTATTTCAATGCCGGCGTGCTGCTGTTCGACTGGTCGGCTTGTCGGGCGAAGGGGCTTTTCGCCAGGACCCGGGACATCTTCGAGGAGCGGTCGCATCTGTTCGAAAATAACGACCAGGATGCGCTGAACGTCACTTTCGACCGCGACTGGCTGGTGCTCGATCCGCGCTGGAATACGCAGACGGGCCTGCTGCCTTTCGTCGATCGGCCGGCCATCTTTCATTTTACCGGCCGCAAGAAGCCCTGGCAGGCGACCGTCCCCTGGGTGCACCGGCGGATGTCCAAACGTTATGCCGAGGATCTGCGAAACACGCCCTGGGCTTCCTTTTGCAGGCAGCCGTCGATGGCAGGCCGGGTCACGGGCTTCCTCTCGCATGTGGGAAAGCAGATTGGCGGATTGACGCGGCTTGCCCGAATGCGCGCCTATTTCAGCAACAGCTAG